From the Bacteroidia bacterium genome, one window contains:
- the waaF gene encoding lipopolysaccharide heptosyltransferase II, whose product MPPPLSKVLVIRLSSIGDIVLTSPFLRVFKARYPETELHFVVRKEYADLVRWNPNIDKLITVDVAHGRKALETLNLALGAEGYDAVFDLHHHLRTRIIRNGVSRNIHHVDKRALRRLLLVSTHLNWYGAVMPVPERYIETASRYGVAPDERGCELFYPDELREDTLVRLCARGWDAQTRIIGLCPGSRHFTKRWPLAKYLRLTTLLLERGFAVAVLGSAEDAEAGQALQAVDPSRVFSFCGTTTLIETAALLERCAVVAANDSGLMHMATAVRRPVTAIFGSTVREFGFYPYNSRASVIEVAGLSCRPCTFIGRRSCPKGHFRCMENISVERVLEAVMEMAE is encoded by the coding sequence ATGCCCCCTCCCCTCTCGAAAGTCCTCGTCATACGTCTCAGCTCCATCGGCGACATTGTTCTGACTTCGCCGTTTCTGCGCGTGTTCAAGGCGCGGTATCCGGAGACGGAGCTGCATTTCGTCGTGCGGAAAGAATATGCGGATCTCGTGCGGTGGAATCCGAACATCGACAAGCTGATCACGGTGGATGTGGCGCACGGCAGAAAAGCGCTGGAAACACTCAACCTGGCTCTCGGCGCCGAGGGCTATGACGCAGTGTTCGACTTGCATCACCATCTGCGGACGCGCATCATCCGGAACGGTGTGAGCAGGAATATTCACCACGTGGACAAGCGGGCTCTGCGGCGCCTGCTGCTGGTGAGCACGCACCTGAATTGGTACGGTGCGGTCATGCCCGTGCCTGAACGCTATATCGAAACGGCCTCGCGCTACGGCGTCGCGCCGGATGAGCGGGGCTGCGAGCTGTTCTATCCGGACGAGCTTCGGGAGGACACGCTCGTCCGGCTGTGCGCCCGGGGGTGGGACGCTCAGACCCGGATCATCGGACTGTGCCCCGGCTCCCGCCATTTCACCAAGCGCTGGCCTCTGGCGAAGTACCTGCGCCTCACCACACTGCTGCTCGAACGTGGTTTCGCGGTTGCGGTTCTCGGATCTGCCGAGGACGCGGAAGCCGGTCAGGCGCTGCAAGCGGTTGATCCTTCCCGCGTCTTCTCGTTTTGCGGTACCACAACGCTGATAGAGACGGCGGCGCTGCTTGAACGTTGCGCCGTTGTCGCAGCAAACGACAGCGGACTGATGCACATGGCGACGGCAGTGCGGCGGCCGGTAACGGCGATATTTGGAAGCACTGTTCGGGAGTTTGGTTTTTATCCCTATAACAGCCGCGCTTCGGTAATCGAGGTTGCCGGATTGTCGTGCCGGCCGTGTACGTTCATCGGACGGCGTTCCTGTCCGAAGGGACACTTCCGCTGCATGGAGAATATTTCCGTGGAGAGGGTGCTGGAAGCGGTGATGGAGATGGCTGAGTGA